A single window of Deinococcus radiotolerans DNA harbors:
- the folP gene encoding dihydropteroate synthase, translating to MRHALHFRRPVPGAHRDGDGWTLTWEGAAVMGILNVTPDSFSDGGRHAALDAALAAARAMQEAGVLFIDIGGESTRPGAQPVPAHEELDRVLPVIRALQGTGAVISVDTMKPEVAAETLRAGAHLINDVTGLRDPQMRAVCAEAGAPACVMHMQGEPRTMQRDPHYDDVVQDVHAYLHAQAQQALAAGVPDVILDPGIGFGKTLEHNLALLRALPDLTASDHPVLIGASRKRLIDFIAHVPDAAERDPGTLALHLHAARHGAAIVRAHAGAAHVQALRVQAALNPT from the coding sequence ATGAGGCACGCCCTGCACTTCCGGCGCCCGGTCCCCGGTGCGCACCGAGACGGAGACGGCTGGACGCTGACGTGGGAAGGTGCGGCCGTCATGGGCATCCTGAACGTCACGCCGGACAGCTTCAGTGACGGCGGGCGCCACGCCGCCCTGGACGCCGCGCTGGCGGCCGCCCGGGCCATGCAGGAGGCGGGCGTGCTGTTCATCGATATTGGCGGTGAGAGCACCCGCCCCGGCGCGCAGCCCGTCCCCGCACACGAGGAACTGGACCGCGTGCTGCCCGTCATCCGCGCCCTTCAGGGCACGGGGGCCGTGATCAGCGTGGACACCATGAAACCCGAGGTGGCTGCCGAGACCCTGCGGGCCGGCGCGCACCTGATCAACGACGTGACCGGCCTGCGCGACCCGCAAATGCGCGCCGTCTGCGCTGAGGCCGGGGCGCCCGCCTGCGTCATGCACATGCAGGGTGAACCGCGCACCATGCAGCGCGACCCGCACTACGACGACGTGGTGCAGGACGTCCACGCGTACCTGCACGCGCAGGCTCAACAGGCCCTGGCCGCCGGGGTACCTGACGTGATCTTGGACCCCGGCATTGGCTTCGGGAAGACACTGGAGCACAACCTCGCCCTGCTGCGCGCCCTGCCGGACCTGACGGCCAGTGATCACCCCGTCCTGATTGGCGCGAGCCGCAAACGCCTGATTGACTTCATCGCTCACGTGCCCGACGCGGCCGAGCGCGATCCCGGCACGCTGGCCCTGCACCTGCATGCCGCCCGGCACGGCGCGGCCATCGTGCGCGCACACGCCGGGGCGGCGCACGTGCAGGCCCTGCGTGTGCAGGCGGCCCTGAACCCCACCTGA
- the folB gene encoding dihydroneopterin aldolase, giving the protein MTTAAPPSSRVVLRGLEFHARHGVFETEAVLGARFVVDAELHYPFAGLSDNLADAVNYAEVYAAIQEEVTVLRHQLIEVLADRIARRLLADQPRLTHVTIRVHKPFAPLPGVFRDVFAELTLGREDR; this is encoded by the coding sequence ATGACGACTGCTGCTCCCCCTTCCAGCCGCGTGGTGCTCCGGGGCCTGGAATTCCACGCCCGGCACGGCGTATTCGAGACGGAAGCCGTGCTGGGCGCGCGCTTCGTGGTGGACGCCGAACTGCATTACCCCTTCGCGGGCCTGAGTGACAACCTGGCGGACGCCGTGAACTACGCTGAGGTGTACGCCGCTATTCAGGAGGAGGTCACCGTGCTCAGGCACCAGCTGATCGAGGTGCTGGCCGACCGGATCGCGCGGCGGCTGCTGGCGGATCAGCCGCGCCTGACGCACGTGACCATACGCGTGCACAAGCCCTTCGCGCCGCTGCCCGGCGTGTTCCGCGACGTGTTCGCCGAACTGACCCTCGGGCGGGAGGACCGGTGA
- the folK gene encoding 2-amino-4-hydroxy-6-hydroxymethyldihydropteridine diphosphokinase — translation MTAPVSVAFIALGANLGEPLPTLRWAVTQLRALGQVKALSRLYRTAPVGGPAGQPEYLNAALCLHTPLSARDLLAGLHDIERHAGRTRSQRWEARTLDLDLILYGRLTSDDPTLLLPHPRAWDRAFVLAPLCDLHPQLPHPTTGETVSAALARTDRQGVQAHMDDWFDDWSPAG, via the coding sequence GTGACCGCCCCGGTCAGCGTGGCGTTCATCGCGCTGGGCGCCAACCTGGGCGAACCCCTGCCGACCCTCCGCTGGGCAGTCACCCAACTGCGCGCCCTGGGGCAGGTCAAGGCCCTGTCCCGCCTGTACCGCACCGCGCCCGTCGGCGGGCCCGCCGGGCAGCCCGAGTATCTAAACGCCGCGCTGTGCCTGCACACACCCCTCAGCGCGCGTGACCTGCTGGCCGGCCTGCACGACATCGAGCGCCACGCTGGACGCACCCGCAGCCAGCGCTGGGAGGCCCGCACCCTCGACCTCGACTTGATCCTGTACGGCCGCCTGACCAGCGACGACCCTACCCTGCTGCTGCCCCACCCGCGCGCCTGGGACCGCGCTTTCGTGCTGGCCCCTCTGTGCGACCTGCACCCGCAGCTGCCCCACCCCACCACCGGCGAGACCGTCAGCGCCGCCCTGGCCCGCACCGACCGGCAGGGCGTGCAGGCCCACATGGACGACTGGTTCGACGACTGGTCCCCCGCCGGGTAA
- a CDS encoding YraN family protein produces MKGAQAEDRAAAFLTGLGREILARNYRIPGGEIDVVSREPGGTLVFTEVRQRRSARFGSAAESVTPRKLALMHRAALTYLTRELGRDDLPCRLEVLTIDGSAGAGTLSLHAVE; encoded by the coding sequence ATGAAGGGCGCGCAGGCCGAGGACCGTGCCGCCGCGTTCCTGACCGGGCTGGGGCGCGAGATCCTGGCCCGCAACTACCGGATTCCCGGTGGTGAGATCGACGTGGTGTCGCGCGAGCCGGGCGGGACGCTGGTGTTCACGGAGGTCCGCCAGCGCCGCTCGGCGCGCTTTGGCAGTGCGGCGGAGTCCGTCACGCCGCGCAAGCTGGCGCTGATGCACCGGGCCGCGCTGACCTACCTGACGCGTGAACTGGGGCGTGATGATCTCCCCTGCCGCCTGGAGGTGCTGACCATTGACGGCAGCGCCGGGGCTGGCACACTGAGCCTGCACGCGGTCGAGTGA
- a CDS encoding HAD family hydrolase, translating to MSGREWPWRPAGVLFDMDGVLTANNAFHRQAWQEVALEVLGLNLSEDDLDHKVDGGRNPEIIERLTGTYPDEALAARFHDAKEGRYRSLAAGALREVAGLSDYLDALDGRGIPFSLVTSADAVNVAFGMEQLGFGPRFVTRVLGEDVTRGKPHPEPFLLGAQRLGLNPADCLAHEDAVNGVRSAAGAGCRVVALTTTAPESALLAAGAALAVPDFTGWAAWLN from the coding sequence ATGAGCGGGCGGGAGTGGCCGTGGCGGCCCGCCGGGGTGCTGTTCGACATGGACGGCGTCCTGACCGCAAACAACGCCTTTCACCGGCAGGCGTGGCAGGAGGTGGCCTTGGAGGTGCTGGGCCTGAACCTGTCAGAGGACGACCTGGATCACAAGGTGGACGGGGGCCGCAACCCGGAGATCATCGAGCGCCTGACCGGCACCTACCCGGACGAGGCGCTGGCCGCCCGCTTTCACGACGCGAAGGAGGGCCGCTACCGGTCCCTGGCGGCGGGCGCGCTGCGCGAGGTGGCGGGCCTGAGCGACTACCTGGACGCGCTCGACGGGCGCGGGATTCCCTTCTCGCTGGTCACGAGTGCCGACGCGGTGAACGTGGCGTTCGGCATGGAGCAGCTGGGTTTCGGGCCGCGCTTCGTGACGCGGGTGCTGGGTGAGGACGTCACGCGCGGCAAACCTCACCCGGAGCCGTTCCTGCTGGGCGCGCAGCGGCTGGGCCTGAATCCCGCCGACTGCCTCGCGCACGAGGACGCCGTGAACGGCGTGCGCAGCGCGGCCGGGGCGGGCTGCCGGGTGGTGGCCCTGACGACCACCGCGCCGGAGTCGGCCCTGCTCGCGGCGGGCGCGGCGCTGGCCGTGCCGGACTTCACGGGCTGGGCGGCGTGGCTGAACTGA
- a CDS encoding putative dsRNA-binding protein has product MNAKGDLIARALSLGLGAPEFEVSSDGPPHQRTFHVTVRIGGEALGEGGSGRSRKDAERAAADSALRVLDGEPMADTEEVLDEAPAGRWPIYAGVLEAALETATEFADEDATLDDVRRDAGRLYRELLLDLGHGPDPL; this is encoded by the coding sequence ATGAACGCGAAAGGTGACCTGATCGCGCGCGCCCTGAGCTTGGGCCTGGGCGCGCCGGAATTCGAGGTGTCGTCCGACGGTCCGCCCCACCAGCGGACGTTCCACGTGACGGTGCGGATCGGCGGGGAGGCGCTGGGCGAGGGCGGCTCGGGCCGCAGCCGCAAGGACGCCGAGCGGGCGGCGGCGGATTCGGCGCTGCGCGTGCTCGACGGCGAGCCGATGGCGGACACCGAGGAGGTGCTCGACGAGGCCCCTGCGGGTCGCTGGCCGATCTACGCCGGGGTGCTGGAGGCCGCGCTGGAGACCGCCACGGAGTTCGCGGACGAGGACGCCACGCTGGACGACGTGCGCCGCGACGCGGGCCGCCTGTACCGCGAGCTGCTGCTGGATCTCGGCCACGGGCCAGACCCCCTATGA
- a CDS encoding uracil-xanthine permease family protein, with amino-acid sequence MTLNPTRPSARQIVLGLQHSIAMFGATVLVPILVGLSPSVALFGAGVATLLFHLLTRGQVPIFLGSSFAFIAPTALVVKEFGPAAAGGGLIAAGAMYLLFSGLVKLLGVGRLLRVFPPVVTGPVIIVIGLGLSSVAVNQAKTNWWLALVTLAAAVIASIYGKGLFRMIPILVGVVTGYVVSLLTGQVSPDGLNAIAAAPLLGLPDFHAPTLDWRAVAIIAPVAVVTFIEHVGDVIVNGRVVGKNFLENPGLSRTLLADGLANMSSAALGGPAATTYAENTGVLALTRVYDPRVLQIGAVFAVLFGCSPKLAAVLKSLPQGVLGGVSILLFGMIASVGIRTLSEARIDFAHSRNLIIVSLILVLGLGGAAFPISVAGTSLELHGMALAALVGIVANLILPAQTPEPDEPERTLH; translated from the coding sequence GTGACCCTGAACCCCACCCGCCCCAGCGCCCGCCAGATCGTGCTGGGCCTGCAACACTCCATCGCCATGTTCGGCGCGACCGTCCTGGTCCCCATCCTGGTCGGCCTGTCCCCCAGCGTCGCGCTGTTCGGCGCGGGCGTCGCCACGCTGCTGTTCCACCTGCTCACGCGCGGACAGGTCCCGATCTTCCTGGGCAGCTCGTTCGCGTTCATCGCCCCGACCGCGCTGGTCGTCAAGGAATTCGGCCCTGCCGCCGCCGGGGGCGGCCTGATCGCCGCCGGGGCCATGTACCTGCTGTTCAGCGGCCTCGTGAAACTCCTCGGCGTAGGTCGCCTGCTGCGGGTGTTCCCGCCCGTCGTGACCGGCCCCGTCATCATCGTGATCGGCCTGGGCCTCAGCAGCGTCGCCGTGAACCAGGCCAAGACGAACTGGTGGCTGGCCCTCGTCACGCTGGCCGCCGCCGTCATCGCCAGCATCTACGGGAAGGGCCTGTTCCGCATGATTCCCATCCTGGTCGGCGTCGTCACCGGGTACGTCGTGTCCCTCCTGACCGGGCAGGTCAGCCCGGACGGCCTGAACGCCATCGCCGCCGCGCCCCTGCTGGGCCTCCCGGACTTCCACGCGCCCACCCTGGACTGGCGGGCCGTGGCGATCATCGCGCCCGTCGCGGTCGTCACGTTCATCGAACACGTCGGGGACGTCATCGTGAACGGCCGCGTCGTCGGGAAGAACTTCCTCGAGAACCCCGGCCTGAGCCGCACCCTCCTCGCCGACGGCCTGGCGAACATGAGCAGCGCCGCGCTCGGCGGACCCGCCGCCACCACCTACGCCGAGAACACCGGCGTCCTCGCCCTCACCCGCGTGTACGACCCGCGCGTCCTCCAGATCGGCGCGGTGTTCGCCGTCCTGTTCGGCTGCTCCCCGAAACTCGCCGCGGTGCTCAAAAGCCTCCCGCAGGGCGTGCTGGGCGGCGTGAGCATCCTGCTGTTCGGCATGATCGCCAGCGTCGGCATCCGCACCCTCAGTGAGGCGCGGATCGACTTCGCGCACAGCCGCAACCTCATCATCGTGTCCCTGATCCTCGTGCTGGGCCTCGGCGGCGCCGCGTTCCCCATCAGCGTCGCGGGCACCAGCCTCGAACTGCACGGCATGGCCCTCGCCGCCCTCGTCGGCATCGTCGCGAACCTGATCCTGCCCGCGCAGACACCCGAACCGGATGAACCCGAACGCACCCTGCACTGA